The nucleotide window ACTTagttataattatatatctcATTAACTTTGGTTTGttcatattatatgttttcttgGTTGTAATTTAGAACGGATGAAGGCTATCTACTGTCAAAGGGTTCGAATGCATCAAATTCATTTCAGTATCAAGTTCTTTGTGTTGTGCCACatatatttaaccaaaaatGCAAATCATAGCCTCCCACAAAACTCTAACTAGCATTGTAAATTCATTTCTGTATCAAGTTTCTTGTCTATATTATTTTGCAGTACCTTGAAGAAGTTGGATGGCCGAAGCAGGCTGTGTTATGCTTGCACACAGCCAAAACGCCTGGTTGTCAAGGTTGATTTTCTCTCCTGCACCACATCATGCAGCTAAGTCTGAATATTAGAGTCTCGAATATGGATATTCGTTAGAATTTTTGGTTAATCCCACACCTAATTTAACAATTTGATTACTGTTGCTCCAAGAGAGTTGCTGACGAGATGAGAGTCAAGCTTGAGGACGAATTTGGTTATACCATTTGATTCATAGGCTATACAACTTCGGTAGGGATTCTTATTTTAAGCTTAAACTAATATCAACAGGAAGCTATGTTCAGGAAGGTTTCTGCAATCATCAAATTGGatacaaaaatttatattaagacAGCAGCGGAACTTCTCATGcaacgtaaaatatttcgtctCTGAGAAGATCTCTGTGTATATGTGTTATCAGTTCATGAAGCTAACTGCAAGTCTCGTTTACAGGTGGGATTTTAAAGCTCTTGAAGATGCACTATGTAAACGTATTATAATCACACCCGAGGAAGTTGACAAGTGAAGTCTTGCTAAAGACCGATTGTTCGATTGGTAATGgatctttatatatttgatgcTAACTGAATATCCCTAGTTATGTGTAGATTGATAGACAAGATTATAAAAGCCAATCGGGCAAGATGCTACTGCTATCATATTTGGAACAAAATCAATCCCAAACATAAATGAATACCAAAACAAagttaaacttcaaaaaatatcTACAAGTAAACTACACATATCAAAAGCATATATGAACCTAGTAAGACAAGACGGTCTGTCAATTCTCAATGCCTTTTGAGAAGATTAGTGACTAGGAAAAGAGCAGATAAATCTCTATTACACATTGGGTCTAACTACtgttttttcattaaaaaaacaaCGGGCTTATACATCAATAACAAAACCATCTCTGGTTTATTGATTGAGACGTGTTTCCAAAATCAATCTCTTTTATTTACCTTAGAGTTGCACCGATCATCAATACACAAACTTGTCTCACTCAAATCGAATTGATTCAACAAAACAGACAATCAAAACACACACTTCCTAAAAGAGCCAAATTACCAAATGTTGGAAAGAAACCCTAACCATTTTCCACGGTAAAGGGCTGCGACTTCCTGAACTCACGCTCCGGGAAGGATATGGAGAAGAAGAGCGCGAAAGAGACCTAGACGGACTCGAAACTGAGCGGGAAGAAGATCTGGAACTGGACCGAGATGACGACCTAGAGACAGAAGGAGAACGACAGCCTCGGCTTTGAgaattcttttttcttcttttcttagtttataaattattaattattaactaaatattaattaatctgAGGGTAAAACggtattaatttaattaaaatagtattaGGACATTTTCAAAGGGAAAAGGTTTATAGGGACGAGAACTCCTCTTTTTTTTACctagtttagcaaaaaaaaaaaatcacatttaaaattttggtggaGATCATTTTGATGAGTGATCATAGGTCGTTTTGACATATTATTCTGCTAAATAGGTAATATTCAAACATATAATTTACAATTATCATTTTCCATGTAAATCCAAatttttatgtaataaattaattgtaatttaagagaatataaatttatttgttttttcctGCTATGATACTCGTTCTTGTCATGATTCTGATGAGTAGTTCTACGGAAGAAAAAACTGTGCTAGATAATAGATTCATATGAAATGCGaacaaaacatattttcatGTATAAGACCTCCAAGAAGCAAGACGTGGAAGATGTTgacaaaatatatgtatatagtcCATTTAATGAAAAGAAAAGTCAACTCAGCAAGTGCACCATCATCGAAGTTGCGGCTTATGGAGTGCACCACGTGTGTTGTAAACGCCAGACAATTTGCCGCCGTTTGGAAGAGATGGTAATAACAAACTTTAGCAGAGGCGAGAGACTCTCcttcactattttcttgaatcaTATTATAATGCAACCAAGAGCATCAACGTTTGTACATATACAAATTGAACGATTCAAGACTCGTTGAGTTTATCATTTTAGTTTActttaatttttggtttatgCTAAAATGAGTGAAAAAGCTGGGAACTCTGCCGTTGATTCCAAAAGCATTAGAGACACCATCTGCAACGCCGGTGCCGGAGCCGCCGCTGGTCAGTTTTCGGTTTATCTCATCTTTATCTTGATTCTTGGTTGATTTTGGAACTTTCTCAGGTGCAATCGCTGCGACTTTTGTTTGCCCATTGGATGTGATCAAGACGAGGTTACAGGTTCATGGTCTTCCTGAAACTCGAAGAGGTATAAAAACatgaataaattataaaacatatattctCAGTAGATGTTTTCCTTTTGGGGATATATCAGATGTGTATGCTTTTATCATCATCTTAATAAATTTGTCAGGTAGTGTGATCATTACAAGCTTAGGGAATATACTAAAGAAAGAAGGTGTTAGGGGAATGTATCGAGGGCTTTCACCAACCATCATAGTTCTCCTTCCCAATTGGGCTGTGAGTTTCCACTTGATTATAACTTGCTATCTTTGTTTCTTATGATCATTCAGATGGCATAAGAGGTCTTCATGTCTTTCGTCAGGTGTACTTTTCTGTATATGGAAAGTTAAAGGATCTGCTCCAGTCAAGTGGTCTGTGCCCACTACTCAATGTTTGccagtattaattttttttgcttagttttgattttttttaatcttgtaTCTTTGTTAATATTCTTGTGATAGATGGAAAGCTAAGTATTGGGGCAAACATGGTAGCTGCTGGTGGTGCTGGAGCTTCCACATCTATTGCAACTAATCCACTTTGGGTTGTCAAAACAAGATTAATGGCAAGTTTTTTGCTTTTGTTGGTTTCAGTTCCATTACGTTGAGTCTCTAATGTTTTCCCTATTTTTCAGACACAAGGAATGAGACCAGATGTTATACCTTATAAAAGCATGTTGTCTGCATTTAGTAGGATTTTTAGGGAAGAAGGATTCCGAGGGTTGTACAGGTCAGTATCTCCAATGAAATCGCAGctaatgttttttaaatttattgatatttGTATTGTTATTTGCTTTGTGCTGAAACAGTGGCGTTATACCTTCTCTGGTGGGAGTTAGTCATGTTGCGATCCAGTTTCCAGTATATGAAAAGATCAAGCAATACATGGCAAAAGTAGGTAAGCAGTGATCTCTACAAGTCTTGTTATCTTCGTAATCTCACTTGTTTCTGATCATAGTTAGTTCAAGTTCTCAGGTGATAAAAGTGTGGACCAGTTAAGCCCTGGGGAAGTTGCGGTCGCCTCTTCAATATCTAAAGTAATCGCCTCTGTATCAACATACCCGCACGAGGTCACTTTCCCTTCCTCTGTTTTTCTCTATTTCACTTCTATTTCATCATTTACACAATGCTCTCTGTAAACATTTCAGGTTGTGAGGTCCAAGCTTCAAGAACAAGGGCAAGTAAGAAACGCCAAGGCTAAGTATTCGGGTGTCATTGACTGCGCAAAGAAGGTGTTTAGAAATGAAGGAGTTCCCGGGTTTTACCGAGGCTGTGCTACTAACCTACTGAGGACAACACCGTCTGCGGTTATTACATTTACAAGCTATGAGATGATCCATAGGTTTCTTGTACAAGTACTCTCTCCAGATAAGGAAAATTGAAGCAATAAAAACAGATAAGTTCAacgtgaaaaaaaaacaaaccagtttaataataacataagatttttttttggtctacaTAATAACATAAGATTTGTTGCCAAGATACGAGAATTTTATAAAAAGGATAATATAATTTGTTCATATAGGAAACAAATTGTTTCCATTGTCACAttaaaaagagaagaaatagATTATACGTTACTCAGTAATGGTACCAAGCTTAGGACGCCAAGCTCGCTTGAGAAGCCTCTTGCTGaatccgaaccaaaccgatGACTCCAACTGTGAACTAGTAGATGCGTTTAGTTTAATAGCTGCCATGGCTGCAAGaacttcttcttttgttttcccCTTCGGTGgtctctcctcttcttcttcttcctctagagGAGACGAAGAGACGAATAAGTCTCTCAGTTTGCGTCCAGCCACGTCCTTGTCAGCAGTCTGATGAATCAGCGGCTGCTCCCGGCGGCTAGGCGATCTAAGACTCAGAAGCATCTTTAAGGTTGTCTTCTTGCGACGAAACTGTACCAAAGGACTTGTACTAGGGCTTGGACTTCGCGTGGGGCTTTGTTCAACTCCACACTGCGTCGCTAGGAACTTGAATCTCTGGAGCGTCGCCATTGGTTTGGTATTATTTCAAAAACCTTGAGTTAATAGTTGTAATGGTGCCTCGTATGTTTCCAAGTGATAATCAAAAACCTTATAAATGCAAAAGAAAATTGTTCTTTTGATTCTTTTGAAGCAGTCTTTGTTCTCGAAAGTGCGTGCTTTGAATGGAATTTTTGTGGACCTTAAGGACGTAGTTTCCAATGAAATTCCAAATGTGTCATTATTGATGGGTCTTTGCAGaaaagattgaaaaaaaaaaaaaaagaaaaagtgttTTGTTTATTCGATTCCTTTTTCTTTCTCATGTTGTGTGCACTTTTACTTTCTTCAATGTGCATAGAAGGAAGGAATCgtttcctctgtttttaaaaccttttttgagacaaaagaaaaggaaataatgTGCGAGCTGGTGAGAGCTGATGAGAGCCACGTGTTTCTGGTGTTAGATTCATCTTCCCAGCTTTAAAGATTCTTGTGTTGTTACTGTGTGTTTCAGTGTTAGAAACTTAGAATGAAGACAATAGTAcctgtgttacaaaaaaaaaaaaaaaagaagacaataGTACCTTTTGTGATTTTGGTGACTACTAGTTAATTCATTTGCTATAAAACTGTCTTACTAGACTACACTTGGAGAATCGTGTGGAAATAATGGCCTTCATTATGAATGCATTTTCATTAGTTTTTAGGTGGTTTAGCTCTAAAActctaaaacaataaacaagaatgACTGATTTTAGTCTTCAACTCCACGATCAGCACTAGCGATACGTGGTATTGTTATACTTGAAGCCTATGGTCGTTGTTTCTTTCTGGTCATCATAGCATATGCGCTCCTCAGTCTAGATTGCCTTTAGTTCTTGTAAAACCTCATCTATTGTTAGTGCCATGGCCTTGTCTAGCGAAAAGCCAACTCTGCCACCATTTCTACAAATTTCCTAACTGCTTCACCCGTCTAGTAGCCAAGGCTCTGATCAATCATTTATGGAGAGTGATTTTGCATTtgtaacatattttaaatatgttagcTCAACAAGAACAATCCCTAAGTGGTGTATGTCACAAAGTGTTGATTATCCTGTGGGGCTATTGAAACAACTAAACAAGAGTTACATTATCCATAACTATGACACAAAAGTTCgtaattatgtatttaaaattttaatcaataaaatatatatttatttactcGGTTGAGACGTCTTAATTATCCGCACCAGCCCTCATCTACGCGTAGGAATCTTGTGCTTATACATAAGGAAAAATGAAGCCGACCAGGTCTTCGGCCATAGAAAGACATACCCATGCGAGAGATTTTTGCGGCACGAACATGTTGCATATAAACAAGTTCAGTATGTGTGTGAAGACATCGTTGAATTGATTTAGAAAGTGTCAATTTTGTTGaactttatatatgaagtatgaCGTTGTGTATCATATATATGGCCAGTTATGGACATAATTATCTTCCAAATTTTAAAGAACTAATATACATAAGTTTTGTGATCTTCAAactgtataaaaaaaaaattcttaatatGTTTATAACTCCTTAAATTTCAGAGTCGTCCCTatcaaatattttcataaagtAATAATTGAGTTGTCTAAGTGTCTAGTATAAAGT belongs to Brassica rapa cultivar Chiifu-401-42 chromosome A07, CAAS_Brap_v3.01, whole genome shotgun sequence and includes:
- the LOC103831255 gene encoding nicotinamide adenine dinucleotide transporter 2, mitochondrial isoform X1, giving the protein MSEKAGNSAVDSKSIRDTICNAGAGAAAGAIAATFVCPLDVIKTRLQVHGLPETRRGSVIITSLGNILKKEGVRGMYRGLSPTIIVLLPNWAVYFSVYGKLKDLLQSSDGKLSIGANMVAAGGAGASTSIATNPLWVVKTRLMTQGMRPDVIPYKSMLSAFSRIFREEGFRGLYSGVIPSLVGVSHVAIQFPVYEKIKQYMAKVGDKSVDQLSPGEVAVASSISKVIASVSTYPHEVVRSKLQEQGQVRNAKAKYSGVIDCAKKVFRNEGVPGFYRGCATNLLRTTPSAVITFTSYEMIHRFLVQVLSPDKEN
- the LOC103831254 gene encoding uncharacterized protein LOC103831254, whose product is MATLQRFKFLATQCGVEQSPTRSPSPSTSPLVQFRRKKTTLKMLLSLRSPSRREQPLIHQTADKDVAGRKLRDLFVSSSPLEEEEEEERPPKGKTKEEVLAAMAAIKLNASTSSQLESSVWFGFSKRLLKRAWRPKLGTITE
- the LOC103831255 gene encoding nicotinamide adenine dinucleotide transporter 2, mitochondrial isoform X2, yielding MSEKAGNSAVDSKSIRDTICNAGAGAAAGAIAATFVCPLDVIKTRLQVHGLPETRRDGIRGLHVFRQVYFSVYGKLKDLLQSSDGKLSIGANMVAAGGAGASTSIATNPLWVVKTRLMTQGMRPDVIPYKSMLSAFSRIFREEGFRGLYSGVIPSLVGVSHVAIQFPVYEKIKQYMAKVGDKSVDQLSPGEVAVASSISKVIASVSTYPHEVVRSKLQEQGQVRNAKAKYSGVIDCAKKVFRNEGVPGFYRGCATNLLRTTPSAVITFTSYEMIHRFLVQVLSPDKEN